The following are encoded together in the Brassica napus cultivar Da-Ae chromosome A9, Da-Ae, whole genome shotgun sequence genome:
- the LOC106402418 gene encoding E3 ubiquitin-protein ligase PUB22, with translation MDQEIEIPTFFLCPISLDIMKDPVIVSTGITYDRDSIEKWLFTGKKNTCPVTKQVITETDLTPNHTLRRLIQSWCTLNASHGIERIPTPKPPISKSEIEKLIKDSSSSHQNQVKCLKRLRQIVSENTTNKRCLEAANVPEFLAKIVSNSVDSYNSPSPSLSSSNLNDLCQSNMLENRFDSSRSLMDEALSLLYHLDTSETARKSLLNNKKGTNLVKTLTKIMQRGIYESRAYATFLLKKILEVADPMQIILLERELFNEVVQILHDQISHKATKSAMQILVIICPWGRNRHKAVEAGAISMIIELLMDETFSSERRTLEMAMVVLDMLCQCAEGRAEFLNHCAAIAVVSKKILRVSQITSERAVRVLLSIGRFCATPSLLQDMLQLGVVAKMCLVLQVSCGNKTKEKAKELLKLHARVWRESPCVPRNLYASYPA, from the coding sequence ATGGATCAAGAGATAGAGATTCCTACTTTCTTTCTATGTCCGATCTCTCTAGATATCATGAAGGACCCGGTGATAGTTTCCACCGGAATAACCTACGACAGAGACAGCATCGAGAAGTGGCTCTTCACCGGTAAGAAAAACACATGTCCGGTCACCAAACAAGTCATAACCGAAACTGATCTCACACCAAACCATACTCTACGCCGTTTGATCCAATCCTGGTGTACTCTCAACGCATCCCACGGCATCGAGAGGATCCCAACCCCAAAACCTCCTATCTCTAAATCCGAGATCGAAAAGCTCATCAAAGATTCATCATCTTCACATCAAAACCAAGTCAAATGCCTCAAAAGACTTCGTCAAATAGTGTCCGAGAATACAACGAACAAGCGGTGCTTAGAAGCTGCAAACGTTCCAGAGTTCTTGGCCAAGATCGTCAGCAACTCGGTAGATAGTTACaactctccttctccttcactTTCTTCGTCGAATCTCAACGATCTTTGTCAGTCAAACATGCTAGAGAATCGGTTTGATTCTTCTAGGAGCTTAATGGACGAAGCTTTAAGCTTGCTCTATCATCTCGACACATCGGAGACGGCCCGGAAGAGTCTTTTAAACAACAAGAAGGGAACAAATCTTGTGAAAACGTTGACTAAGATTATGCAACGTGGGATCTACGAGTCAAGAGCCTATGCGACTTTTCTTCTCAAGAAGATTCTTGAAGTTGCGGATCCAATGCAGATCATATTGTTGGAACGTGAGCTTTTCAACGAGGTGGTTCAGATCTTGCATGACCAGATCTCTCACAAGGCAACGAAATCAGCAATGCAGATCTTGGTGATAATATGTCCATGGGGAAGGAACAGACACAAGGCTGTGGAAGCTGGAGCGATCTCGATGATTATTGAGCTTTTGATGGATGAGACTTTCTCATCTGAGAGAAGGACTTTGGAGATGGCTATGGTGGTTCTTGATATGTTATGTCAGTGTGCAGAAGGAAGAGCTGAGTTCTTGAATCATTGTGCGGCTATTGCGGTTGTGTCTAAGAAGATACTTAGGGTCTCTCAGATAACTAGTGAAAGGGCGGTTAGGGTTTTGCTTTCTATTGGGAGGTTTTGTGCGACGCCTTCTCTATTGCAGGATATGTTGCAACTGGGAGTTGTGGCGAAGATGTGTCTTGTGCTTCAAGTGAGCTGCGGGAACAAGACTAAAGAAAAGGCTAAAGAATTGCTTAAGCTTCACGCTAGGGTTTGGAGGGAGTCACCTTGTGTCCCAAGAAACTTGTATGCTTCGTATCCAGCTTGA